In Curtobacterium sp. L6-1, a genomic segment contains:
- a CDS encoding ABC transporter ATP-binding protein: MASVTYDKATRLYPGGNRPAVDSLDLDVADGEFLVLVGPSGCGKSTSLRMLAGLEEVNSGAIRIGDRDVTDVPPKDRDIAMVFQNYALYPHMTVAENMGFALKIAGVGKEERATRVQEAAKLLDLEQYLGRKPKALSGGQRQRVAMGRAIVRQPQVFLMDEPLSNLDAKLRVQTRTQIASLQRRLGVTTVYVTHDQTEALTMGDRIAVLKDGILQQVGTPRDLYEKPNNVFVAGFIGSPAMNLLPASVVEGGITFGSLNHPIDRDTLSNARSGAVTVGVRPEDIIVSQSGEGLPVTVDVVEELGADGYLYGHADVNGTRTDIVTRVDGRNHPSIGDTIVVSPKQGHVHVFDAESGDRLDDKAVVSA; the protein is encoded by the coding sequence ATGGCGTCCGTCACCTATGACAAGGCAACCCGTCTGTACCCGGGGGGCAACCGCCCCGCGGTGGACTCCCTCGACCTGGACGTCGCCGACGGCGAGTTCCTCGTCCTCGTCGGCCCCTCGGGCTGCGGCAAGTCCACGTCCCTGCGCATGCTCGCCGGCCTCGAAGAGGTCAACTCCGGCGCCATCCGCATCGGCGACCGCGACGTCACCGACGTCCCGCCGAAGGACCGCGACATCGCGATGGTGTTCCAGAACTACGCGCTGTACCCGCACATGACCGTCGCCGAGAACATGGGCTTCGCGCTCAAGATCGCCGGCGTCGGCAAGGAAGAGCGCGCCACCCGCGTGCAGGAGGCCGCCAAGCTCCTCGACCTCGAGCAGTACCTCGGCCGCAAGCCGAAGGCCCTCTCCGGTGGTCAGCGTCAGCGCGTCGCCATGGGCCGCGCCATCGTCCGTCAGCCGCAGGTGTTCCTCATGGACGAGCCGCTGTCGAACCTCGACGCCAAGCTCCGCGTCCAGACCCGTACGCAGATCGCGTCGCTGCAGCGTCGCCTCGGCGTCACCACGGTCTACGTCACGCACGACCAGACCGAGGCCCTGACCATGGGTGACCGCATCGCGGTGCTCAAGGACGGCATCCTGCAGCAGGTCGGCACGCCGCGCGACCTCTACGAGAAGCCGAACAACGTGTTCGTCGCCGGCTTCATCGGCTCGCCGGCCATGAACCTCCTGCCGGCCTCCGTGGTCGAGGGCGGCATCACCTTCGGGTCGCTCAACCACCCGATCGACCGCGACACCCTGTCGAACGCCCGCTCGGGCGCCGTCACGGTGGGCGTCCGCCCCGAGGACATCATCGTGTCCCAGTCGGGCGAGGGCCTGCCCGTCACGGTCGACGTCGTCGAGGAGCTCGGCGCCGACGGCTACCTCTACGGTCACGCCGACGTGAACGGCACGCGCACGGACATCGTCACGCGCGTCGACGGTCGCAACCACCCCTCGATCGGCGACACCATCGTCGTGAGCCCGAAGCAGGGCCACGTGCACGTGTTCGACGCCGAGTCGGGCGACCGCCTCGACGACAAGGCCGTCGTCAGCGCCTGA
- a CDS encoding DsbA family protein — translation MTNRPEGSARDERNARRAAARERAQRTRTQQKRRQRGARIGLQVGLGVVLVAAATIVTLVLVNSSRPAGPGPQSMTDGGITIGTGLKAVDPAASSSPSPSATGSADAVRITLYVDYLCPICGAFEQTNSDYLEGLVTSGAATLDIHPIAILSNRSQGTKYSLRAANAAACVAEESPDSFFAVNRALFAKQPEEGTPGLTDQQLADVVTSVPGVRKGSTIESCIEDQRYGKWVDEQTTAVTGGDIPGSDLTEFPGTPLVLVNGQQYPYSTASTNDEFRTFVVSAAGATEATPTPTPSSTPTRSARPTRTPTPSPSASAR, via the coding sequence ATGACCAACCGCCCCGAAGGCTCCGCCCGCGACGAGCGGAACGCACGCCGTGCCGCTGCCCGCGAGCGCGCCCAGCGCACCCGTACCCAGCAGAAGCGTCGACAGCGGGGAGCCCGCATCGGACTGCAGGTCGGGCTCGGCGTGGTCCTGGTCGCGGCGGCCACCATCGTGACGCTCGTGCTGGTCAACTCCTCCCGACCCGCCGGCCCCGGCCCGCAGTCGATGACGGACGGCGGGATCACGATCGGCACGGGGCTGAAGGCCGTCGACCCGGCAGCGTCCTCGTCGCCGTCCCCGAGTGCGACCGGCTCGGCGGACGCCGTGCGCATCACGCTCTACGTCGACTACCTCTGCCCGATCTGCGGTGCCTTCGAGCAGACGAACAGCGACTACCTCGAGGGGCTCGTGACCTCGGGCGCCGCGACCCTCGACATCCACCCGATCGCGATCCTGTCGAACCGCTCGCAGGGCACGAAGTACTCGCTCCGCGCCGCGAACGCCGCGGCCTGCGTCGCCGAGGAGTCGCCGGACTCGTTCTTCGCCGTGAACCGCGCCCTGTTCGCGAAGCAGCCGGAGGAGGGCACGCCCGGGCTCACCGACCAGCAGCTCGCCGACGTGGTGACGAGCGTCCCCGGGGTCCGCAAGGGCTCCACGATCGAGTCGTGCATCGAGGACCAGCGCTACGGCAAGTGGGTGGACGAGCAGACCACCGCGGTGACCGGCGGCGACATCCCGGGCTCCGACCTGACCGAGTTCCCGGGGACGCCGCTCGTGCTCGTGAACGGGCAGCAGTACCCGTACTCGACGGCGTCCACCAACGACGAGTTCCGCACGTTCGTGGTCAGCGCCGCCGGTGCCACCGAGGCGACGCCGACCCCGACGCCGAGCAGCACGCCGACCCGCTCCGCCCGCCCGACCCGCACGCCGACGCCGTCCCCCTCGGCCAGCGCCCGCTGA
- the ypfJ gene encoding KPN_02809 family neutral zinc metallopeptidase: MTFNDDSQLSGGKVKRRGRTTAIGGGAVGVGAIVVFLIAQFTGVDLTGLVGGGDGLTTIQDGGQQAEPVQECRTGRDANADVSCRMEGAAESLDAYWTTEARALGTSYTTPDFYLFTGSTDTGCGAASAATGPFYCPPDRAIYLDTDFYDDLQRTYGASGGPLAQMYVVAHEWGHHVQQLQGTFAETDRSGGGAASDSVRVELQADCYAGAWVGDAATTESANGTTFFEPITQAQVADALSAASAVGDDSIQERATGRVDPDSFTHGTSEQRQRWFERGYEQGASRCDTLSVSGSQL, from the coding sequence ATGACGTTCAACGACGACTCGCAGCTCAGCGGCGGCAAGGTCAAGCGGCGCGGTCGCACCACGGCGATCGGCGGTGGCGCGGTCGGTGTCGGCGCGATCGTCGTGTTCCTCATCGCGCAGTTCACCGGCGTCGACCTCACCGGGCTGGTCGGCGGCGGGGACGGGCTGACCACGATCCAGGACGGCGGTCAGCAGGCCGAGCCCGTCCAGGAGTGCCGCACCGGCCGCGACGCGAACGCCGACGTCTCGTGTCGCATGGAGGGCGCCGCCGAGTCGCTCGACGCGTACTGGACGACGGAGGCCCGGGCGCTCGGGACGTCGTACACGACGCCGGACTTCTACCTGTTCACCGGGTCGACCGACACCGGGTGCGGAGCGGCCTCGGCGGCGACGGGACCGTTCTACTGCCCGCCGGACCGCGCGATCTACCTGGACACCGACTTCTACGACGACCTGCAGCGCACCTACGGGGCGTCCGGTGGGCCGCTCGCGCAGATGTACGTCGTCGCGCACGAGTGGGGGCACCACGTGCAGCAGCTGCAGGGCACGTTCGCCGAGACCGACCGCAGCGGTGGCGGCGCCGCGTCGGACAGCGTCCGGGTCGAGCTGCAGGCGGACTGTTACGCGGGTGCCTGGGTCGGGGACGCGGCCACAACGGAGTCCGCGAACGGCACGACCTTCTTCGAGCCGATCACGCAGGCCCAGGTCGCCGACGCCCTGTCCGCGGCGAGCGCCGTCGGTGACGACAGCATCCAGGAGCGGGCCACCGGCCGGGTGGACCCCGACTCGTTCACGCACGGCACGAGCGAGCAGCGGCAGCGCTGGTTCGAGCGGGGTTACGAGCAGGGCGCGTCGCGCTGCGACACCCTCAGCGTCTCCGGCTCGCAGCTCTGA
- a CDS encoding 2-deoxy-5-keto-D-gluconate 6-phosphate aldolase domain-containing protein: MPILDETHPLFLFAMDQRSSLLEHTYDEDSGEPADEAEAQRVRAGKQLVYRGVLNALAAGAAREHTGVLVDERYGADVARLAKEAGLQLAMPVERSGREWFELEYGDDWVAHVDAFDPDWVKVLVRDNPAFDADRRAQQASDLAAVARTLHDAGRPFLVELLVPGTDEQQASVEDYDRDLRPDLVVQVLEYLQDHGVEADVWKLEGLDRREDAERVVATARRDGRDAVQCIVLGRDAPQEQLDGWLRTAASVDGFVGFAIGRSNWEEPLEDVVREHLDTEAAEQLVAANYRHFVDTWLEARGGVDHGVDAGAV, encoded by the coding sequence ATGCCGATCCTCGACGAGACCCACCCCCTCTTCCTGTTCGCGATGGACCAGCGGTCCTCGCTCCTCGAGCACACCTACGACGAGGACTCCGGCGAGCCCGCCGACGAGGCCGAGGCGCAGCGGGTCCGTGCCGGCAAGCAGCTCGTCTACCGCGGGGTGCTCAACGCCCTCGCGGCGGGGGCGGCGCGCGAGCACACCGGTGTCCTGGTCGACGAGCGGTACGGCGCGGACGTCGCCCGGCTCGCCAAGGAGGCGGGGCTCCAGCTCGCGATGCCGGTGGAGCGGTCGGGCCGCGAGTGGTTCGAGCTCGAGTACGGCGACGACTGGGTCGCGCACGTGGACGCGTTCGACCCGGACTGGGTGAAGGTCCTGGTCCGCGACAACCCGGCCTTCGACGCGGACCGTCGCGCGCAGCAGGCGTCCGACCTGGCCGCCGTCGCGCGCACCCTGCACGACGCCGGTCGCCCCTTCCTGGTCGAACTGCTCGTGCCCGGGACCGACGAGCAGCAGGCCTCGGTCGAGGACTACGACCGCGATCTCCGCCCCGACCTCGTCGTGCAGGTGCTCGAGTACCTGCAGGACCACGGTGTCGAGGCCGACGTGTGGAAGCTCGAGGGACTCGACCGCCGCGAGGACGCCGAGCGCGTCGTCGCCACCGCCCGCCGGGACGGCCGCGACGCCGTGCAGTGCATCGTCCTCGGCCGGGACGCCCCGCAGGAGCAGCTCGACGGCTGGCTGCGCACGGCCGCCTCGGTCGACGGGTTCGTCGGCTTCGCGATCGGCCGCAGCAACTGGGAGGAGCCGCTCGAGGACGTCGTCCGCGAGCACCTGGACACCGAGGCCGCCGAGCAGCTCGTCGCGGCGAACTACCGGCACTTCGTCGACACCTGGCTGGAGGCCCGTGGCGGCGTCGACCACGGGGTGGACGCCGGCGCGGTCTGA
- a CDS encoding glycerol dehydrogenase, with protein sequence MATPIQTVMSPARYVQGKDAITRVGEFVAPIGKRPLIVADDVVWGIVQQAVETSFAEADLPVERVGFGRFATPTAIDDLVTAIRERDADVVVGVGGGSAIDAAKAAGHLAGIRWASVPTAASTDAPTSALAVVYTDEGEFIEYRFFPHNPDLVLIDTRLVANAPVQFLVAGIGDALATWVEARAAARAHADTMAGGLQTAAGVALAELSWTLLHDNALQAIEAVRAKVVTPALEKVVEANTLLSGLGFESGGLAAAHAIHNGLTAAPQAHGLAHGQKVNVGTLAQLVMEGAPAEEIEDFVVFTTKVGLPNTLTEIGLTVDDTDVLRAVADAATVESETIHNMPFPVTPEIVVDALVALEGISRGIRAEHGLPEPVRYEHH encoded by the coding sequence ATGGCCACCCCCATCCAGACCGTGATGAGCCCCGCCCGCTACGTCCAGGGCAAGGACGCCATCACCCGCGTCGGCGAGTTCGTCGCGCCCATCGGCAAGCGTCCCCTGATCGTCGCCGACGACGTCGTGTGGGGGATCGTGCAGCAGGCCGTCGAGACGAGCTTCGCCGAGGCCGACCTGCCCGTGGAGCGCGTCGGGTTCGGCCGGTTCGCCACCCCCACGGCGATCGACGACCTCGTCACCGCCATCCGTGAGCGCGACGCGGACGTGGTCGTCGGCGTCGGCGGCGGGTCCGCGATCGACGCCGCCAAGGCCGCCGGGCACCTCGCCGGCATCCGCTGGGCGAGCGTCCCGACGGCGGCGAGCACCGACGCCCCGACCTCGGCCCTCGCCGTCGTCTACACCGACGAGGGCGAGTTCATCGAGTACCGGTTCTTCCCGCACAACCCGGACCTCGTGCTCATCGACACGAGGCTCGTCGCGAACGCCCCCGTGCAGTTCCTCGTCGCCGGCATCGGGGACGCGCTCGCCACCTGGGTCGAGGCCCGCGCGGCTGCCCGTGCGCACGCCGACACCATGGCCGGTGGCCTGCAGACCGCCGCCGGTGTCGCGCTCGCCGAACTCTCGTGGACGCTGCTGCACGACAACGCCCTGCAGGCGATCGAGGCCGTGCGCGCGAAGGTCGTCACGCCCGCGCTCGAGAAGGTCGTCGAGGCGAACACGCTGCTCTCCGGGCTCGGCTTCGAGTCCGGTGGCCTGGCCGCCGCGCACGCGATCCACAACGGCCTCACCGCCGCACCGCAGGCGCACGGCCTCGCCCACGGGCAGAAGGTCAACGTCGGCACGCTCGCCCAGCTCGTCATGGAGGGCGCCCCGGCCGAGGAGATCGAGGACTTCGTCGTCTTCACCACGAAGGTCGGGCTGCCGAACACCCTCACCGAGATCGGGCTGACCGTCGACGACACCGACGTGCTCCGCGCCGTCGCCGACGCCGCCACGGTCGAGTCCGAGACGATCCACAACATGCCGTTCCCGGTCACGCCGGAGATCGTCGTGGACGCCCTGGTCGCGCTCGAGGGCATCTCCCGCGGCATCCGCGCCGAGCACGGTCTGCCCGAGCCCGTCCGGTACGAGCACCACTAG
- a CDS encoding NAD(P)H-hydrate epimerase, with protein sequence MDGYGGDQIRAAERPHLEAGEPLMQRAADGLAAVVGDLLDDPAVRPGDGPGSALVLAGSGDNGGDALFAAARLAAAGRHVAVLRVGARVHEAGLAAALEAGARLLDDPADDGSVASSTAGAADIVQAAVPPSGERATRIAREAGLDADLVLDGILGIGGGGPLRSPAREVVAALRELARDQRAPFVVAVDVPSGIDVDSGGIADDHVLHADVTVTFGGVKAGLLRGPAATLAGRIELVDVGIGADLATVEPLVRT encoded by the coding sequence ATGGACGGCTACGGCGGCGACCAGATCCGGGCGGCGGAACGCCCCCACCTCGAGGCGGGGGAACCCCTCATGCAGCGCGCGGCGGACGGGCTCGCCGCGGTGGTCGGCGACCTCCTCGACGACCCGGCGGTCCGCCCCGGGGACGGGCCCGGCTCGGCCCTCGTCCTGGCGGGGAGCGGCGACAACGGCGGCGACGCACTGTTCGCGGCAGCGCGCCTGGCGGCGGCCGGGAGGCACGTCGCCGTCCTGCGCGTCGGCGCACGCGTCCACGAGGCGGGCCTGGCAGCAGCCCTGGAGGCGGGGGCGCGCCTCCTGGACGACCCTGCGGACGACGGGTCGGTCGCTTCCTCGACGGCGGGCGCCGCCGACATCGTGCAGGCCGCGGTGCCGCCGAGCGGCGAGCGCGCGACACGGATCGCGCGCGAGGCCGGGCTCGACGCGGACCTGGTGCTCGACGGCATCCTCGGCATCGGCGGGGGCGGTCCGCTGCGGTCGCCCGCGCGCGAGGTGGTGGCGGCCCTCCGCGAGCTCGCCCGCGACCAGCGGGCACCGTTCGTGGTGGCGGTCGACGTGCCGAGCGGCATCGACGTGGACAGTGGCGGCATCGCGGACGATCACGTCCTGCACGCCGACGTGACGGTGACGTTCGGCGGTGTGAAGGCGGGACTGCTCCGGGGTCCCGCGGCGACGCTGGCCGGGCGGATCGAGCTGGTCGACGTCGGGATCGGTGCGGACCTGGCGACCGTGGAGCCGCTGGTCCGCACCTGA
- a CDS encoding alpha/beta fold hydrolase: MSLVPEAPRPRVVMSPDGLPLATYDFGDPDAPAVLAVHGFASGAVLNWHASGWTRDLVRAGHRVVALDQRGHGASGKPHSPHGYSMDLLVDDVTAVIDTYLLDDVAFLGYSLGARVGWHAAERMTDRVSRAVLGGIPDADPMRRVRVDQAWAYISDGTPVEDRVTNGYLTMAANVEGNDLRALVAMVEGMRDSVEPTPANAPTQPLLLAAGSEDGIKDSAVRLAATAPDATFLEIPGRNHFNAPTSRQFREAAIAFLSAGR, translated from the coding sequence ATGTCACTCGTCCCCGAAGCGCCCCGTCCCCGCGTCGTCATGTCGCCCGACGGCCTGCCGCTCGCCACCTACGACTTCGGCGACCCCGACGCGCCGGCCGTCCTCGCCGTGCACGGGTTCGCCTCGGGCGCCGTCCTCAACTGGCACGCCTCCGGGTGGACGCGCGACCTCGTCCGCGCCGGACACCGCGTCGTCGCCCTCGACCAGCGCGGACACGGCGCCAGCGGGAAGCCCCACTCGCCGCACGGCTACTCGATGGACCTGCTCGTCGACGACGTCACCGCGGTCATCGACACGTACCTGCTCGACGACGTGGCCTTCCTCGGGTACTCGCTCGGCGCCCGGGTCGGGTGGCACGCGGCGGAGCGCATGACGGACCGGGTCTCGCGCGCCGTGCTCGGCGGGATCCCGGACGCCGACCCGATGCGCCGCGTCCGGGTCGACCAGGCGTGGGCGTACATCAGCGACGGCACCCCGGTCGAGGACCGCGTCACGAACGGCTACCTCACGATGGCGGCGAACGTCGAGGGCAACGACCTGCGCGCCCTCGTGGCGATGGTCGAGGGCATGCGCGACAGCGTCGAGCCGACGCCGGCGAACGCGCCGACGCAACCGCTGCTCCTCGCCGCGGGGTCCGAGGACGGGATCAAGGACAGCGCGGTGCGGCTCGCGGCGACCGCGCCGGACGCGACGTTCCTCGAGATCCCGGGGCGCAACCACTTCAACGCCCCGACGTCCAGGCAGTTCCGGGAGGCGGCGATCGCGTTCCTGTCCGCGGGCCGCTGA
- a CDS encoding aldo/keto reductase codes for MDYRLLGSSGTAVSSLTLGTMTFGSEADEPTSHAVLDAFVAAGGTLVDTADVYSGNESERIIGRWLRDHPTEAQQVVLATKGRFPQGEGPNDLGLSRRHLRRALDASLDRLGVDHIDLYQMHAWDALTPVEETLRFLDDAVSAGKIGSYGFSNYLGYQVTKAVYEAKAHGWAPPVTLQPQYNLLVRDIEHEVVPACLDAGIGLLPWSPLAGGWLSGKYQRDEAPTGSTRLGEDPGRGMEAWEARNADERTWQVLDAVAAVADAHGASKSQVALAWLLARPAVTSVILGVRTVEQLQDNLGAADLVLDEAELRTLTEASAPRVDDYPYGTAGVAQRERKITGGR; via the coding sequence ATGGACTACAGACTCCTCGGCTCCAGCGGGACAGCGGTGTCCTCGCTGACCCTCGGCACCATGACGTTCGGCAGCGAAGCCGACGAACCCACCTCCCACGCCGTCCTCGACGCGTTCGTCGCCGCCGGCGGCACGCTCGTCGACACGGCCGACGTGTACTCGGGCAACGAGTCCGAGCGCATCATCGGCCGGTGGCTCCGCGACCACCCGACCGAGGCGCAGCAGGTCGTGCTCGCCACCAAGGGCCGCTTCCCGCAGGGGGAGGGCCCGAACGACCTCGGACTGTCGCGCCGCCACCTCCGCCGCGCCCTCGACGCGTCCCTCGACCGCCTCGGCGTCGACCACATCGACCTGTACCAGATGCACGCGTGGGACGCCCTGACCCCGGTCGAGGAGACGCTCCGGTTCCTCGACGACGCCGTGTCCGCCGGCAAGATCGGGTCGTACGGCTTCTCGAACTACCTCGGCTATCAGGTGACGAAGGCCGTGTACGAGGCGAAGGCGCACGGGTGGGCCCCGCCGGTGACCCTCCAGCCGCAGTACAACCTGCTCGTCCGCGACATCGAGCACGAGGTCGTGCCCGCCTGCCTCGACGCGGGCATCGGACTGCTCCCGTGGTCCCCGCTCGCCGGCGGCTGGCTGTCCGGCAAGTACCAGCGCGACGAGGCCCCGACCGGCTCGACCCGCCTGGGCGAGGACCCGGGGCGCGGCATGGAGGCGTGGGAGGCCCGGAACGCCGACGAGCGCACGTGGCAGGTGCTCGACGCGGTCGCCGCGGTGGCCGACGCCCACGGTGCGTCGAAGTCGCAGGTCGCCCTGGCCTGGCTCCTCGCACGACCGGCCGTCACGAGCGTCATCCTGGGCGTCCGGACCGTCGAGCAGCTGCAGGACAACCTGGGCGCGGCCGACCTCGTGCTCGACGAGGCCGAACTACGGACGCTCACCGAGGCCAGCGCACCCCGCGTCGACGACTACCCGTACGGCACGGCGGGTGTGGCCCAGCGCGAGCGGAAGATCACCGGCGGCCGCTGA
- the msrB gene encoding peptide-methionine (R)-S-oxide reductase MsrB: MAYNVDKSDAQWREELSPDQYAVLRQAGTERPWTGELLDEERAGVYTCAACGAELFKSGTKFDSGCGWPSFYESVEPEAVQLIEDKSLGMVRTEVRCANCGGHLGHVFPDGFGTPTGDRYCMNSISLNFSAEQ; the protein is encoded by the coding sequence ATGGCATACAACGTCGACAAGTCCGACGCCCAGTGGCGCGAGGAGCTCTCCCCGGACCAGTACGCCGTGCTGCGCCAGGCCGGGACGGAGCGCCCGTGGACCGGCGAGCTCCTCGACGAGGAGCGTGCCGGCGTCTACACGTGTGCAGCGTGTGGTGCGGAACTGTTCAAGAGCGGCACGAAGTTCGACTCGGGCTGCGGCTGGCCGTCGTTCTACGAGTCGGTCGAGCCGGAGGCCGTCCAGCTCATCGAGGACAAGTCCCTCGGCATGGTCCGCACCGAGGTCCGGTGCGCCAACTGCGGCGGACACCTCGGCCACGTCTTCCCGGACGGCTTCGGCACGCCCACGGGTGACCGCTACTGCATGAACTCGATCTCGCTGAACTTCTCCGCGGAGCAGTGA
- a CDS encoding GNAT family N-acetyltransferase, whose translation MSEHSVRRARWGDLTTDELYDVVRLRNRVFALEQRVSAEDFDGRDREPDTEHWWVSRADAGTVGYLRLVRPADGEPHPADTADPTRVIGRVATHPDHRGQGIAGRLVAAAVEAHGHGAMVLHAQQYVAGLYERHGFVRFGAPYDEAGITHVGMYRAGS comes from the coding sequence ATGTCCGAGCATTCCGTCCGCCGTGCCCGCTGGGGCGACCTGACGACCGACGAGCTCTACGACGTCGTCCGGCTGCGCAACCGGGTGTTCGCGCTCGAGCAGCGCGTCTCCGCCGAGGACTTCGACGGCCGCGACCGCGAGCCCGACACCGAGCACTGGTGGGTCTCGCGCGCCGACGCCGGGACCGTCGGGTACCTCCGTCTGGTCCGGCCGGCGGACGGCGAGCCGCACCCGGCCGACACCGCCGACCCCACCCGGGTGATCGGCCGTGTCGCCACCCACCCGGACCACCGCGGGCAGGGCATCGCCGGTCGCCTGGTCGCGGCGGCGGTCGAGGCCCACGGGCACGGCGCGATGGTCCTGCACGCCCAGCAGTACGTCGCCGGCCTGTACGAGCGCCACGGGTTCGTCCGCTTCGGCGCCCCCTACGACGAGGCCGGCATCACCCACGTCGGCATGTACCGCGCCGGCTCCTGA
- a CDS encoding DUF2332 family protein, which yields MDTRERYRAYAERVASVSPTYAAWARSVDDALVALLDAVPPTKRQPELLFAVARRLGADPSDPAALRALGREARPALVAALTTATVQANDPRRLAPVVPVLAALSAASDRPLGLVDVGAAAGLCSIPDRVTLDHRVVRDHRVVLGQVASGDAGSECAGSGAGVEGAGSGIAGTRLVRVHTAVAGPAVHLVAEVTGDPPAPAATSIRIGARIALDPNPIDPAAPGALDRLAEAVPPEATDRTALMRDALRATLVEPPVRIRGIVPDDLDRALDAVPDGCEPVVLTTGTLVYVPGAGRQRLVDRLRERDVRWVALERTGVLTEVAATLPDDVDAADPDAFATLSLDGRALAVSDPFGTRVRWFPSTTA from the coding sequence ATGGACACACGGGAGCGCTACCGCGCCTACGCCGAGCGGGTCGCGTCCGTCTCGCCGACCTACGCCGCGTGGGCGCGCTCGGTCGACGACGCCCTCGTCGCCCTCCTCGACGCGGTGCCCCCGACGAAGCGCCAACCGGAACTGCTCTTCGCGGTCGCCCGACGGCTCGGCGCCGACCCGTCCGACCCGGCAGCGCTCCGCGCCCTCGGACGGGAGGCCCGCCCCGCGCTGGTCGCGGCCCTCACCACCGCCACGGTGCAGGCCAACGACCCGCGACGGCTCGCCCCGGTGGTCCCGGTCCTCGCCGCGCTGTCGGCGGCCTCGGACCGGCCGCTCGGGCTGGTCGACGTGGGCGCCGCCGCCGGACTGTGCTCGATCCCGGACCGGGTCACGCTCGACCATCGTGTCGTGCGCGACCACCGTGTCGTGCTCGGCCAGGTTGCGTCCGGGGATGCCGGGTCGGAGTGCGCCGGGTCCGGGGCCGGAGTCGAGGGTGCCGGGTCCGGGATCGCCGGGACGCGCCTCGTGCGGGTGCACACCGCGGTCGCCGGGCCGGCCGTGCACCTCGTCGCGGAGGTCACCGGTGACCCACCGGCCCCCGCCGCCACGTCGATCCGGATCGGAGCGCGGATCGCGCTCGACCCGAACCCGATCGACCCCGCGGCACCGGGAGCGCTCGACCGCCTGGCCGAGGCGGTCCCGCCCGAGGCGACGGACCGGACCGCCCTGATGCGGGACGCGTTGCGGGCGACGCTGGTGGAGCCTCCCGTCCGGATCCGCGGCATCGTGCCGGACGACCTGGACCGGGCGCTCGACGCCGTGCCGGACGGCTGCGAGCCCGTCGTCCTCACCACCGGCACGCTCGTCTACGTGCCGGGTGCCGGACGGCAGCGGCTGGTCGATCGGCTGCGCGAGCGCGACGTGCGGTGGGTGGCGCTCGAGCGCACCGGCGTCCTGACGGAGGTGGCGGCGACGCTGCCCGACGACGTCGACGCGGCGGACCCGGACGCCTTCGCGACGCTCTCGCTCGACGGCCGGGCGCTCGCCGTGTCCGATCCGTTCGGCACCCGCGTCCGCTGGTTCCCGTCGACGACCGCCTGA
- a CDS encoding DUF3263 domain-containing protein has product MTALPADELTELAKHVLAFEHERARHDRTKEAEIRVEFDMSPTRYYQVLNQVIDTPAALAHDPQLVTRLQRLRHARTSARAARSFVAPAADHEGREEER; this is encoded by the coding sequence GTGACCGCGCTGCCCGCCGACGAGCTCACCGAGCTCGCCAAGCACGTGCTCGCGTTCGAGCACGAGCGCGCGCGGCACGACCGGACGAAGGAAGCCGAGATCCGGGTCGAGTTCGACATGTCGCCGACGCGGTACTACCAGGTGCTCAACCAGGTCATCGACACCCCGGCGGCCCTCGCACACGACCCGCAGCTCGTCACCCGGCTGCAGCGTCTCCGCCACGCCCGGACGAGCGCCCGGGCTGCCCGCAGCTTCGTCGCGCCCGCGGCCGACCACGAAGGACGTGAAGAGGAACGATGA
- a CDS encoding LytR C-terminal domain-containing protein, producing the protein MTRFPRDRFDDVPEGPRIGAHRGAARRGGGWVVFAWAALATGVLVGVGVLVLNLLNGSVQFPEGGGSTKPSASSTPTPSASTGGSASDAPAPGDGAAAPTQSPSAPTGAAPADQGATTLVVLNGTSTSGLAANASAKLAGAGWTVTSTGDAGTTGSTQTIVYYQQASQAALAQGIAQSLGVTAVQQSSAFPNADVSVVLGADYSG; encoded by the coding sequence ATGACGAGATTCCCGCGAGACCGGTTCGACGACGTCCCCGAGGGGCCCCGGATCGGCGCGCACCGCGGTGCTGCCCGACGTGGCGGCGGCTGGGTCGTCTTCGCCTGGGCCGCGCTCGCGACCGGCGTGCTGGTCGGCGTCGGTGTGCTCGTGCTCAACCTCCTCAACGGCAGCGTCCAGTTCCCGGAGGGCGGCGGCAGCACGAAGCCGTCGGCCTCGTCGACGCCCACGCCGAGCGCGTCGACCGGTGGCTCCGCCTCCGACGCTCCCGCTCCGGGTGACGGTGCCGCCGCGCCGACGCAGTCCCCGTCCGCGCCCACCGGTGCCGCGCCCGCCGACCAGGGTGCGACGACGCTCGTCGTGCTGAACGGGACCTCCACCTCGGGCCTGGCGGCGAACGCGTCGGCGAAGCTCGCGGGTGCCGGGTGGACCGTGACCTCGACCGGGGACGCCGGCACCACCGGGTCGACGCAGACGATCGTCTACTACCAGCAGGCGTCGCAGGCGGCCCTCGCGCAGGGCATCGCGCAGTCGCTCGGCGTCACCGCCGTGCAGCAGTCGTCCGCCTTCCCGAACGCCGACGTGTCGGTCGTGCTCGGGGCGGACTACAGCGGCTGA